The following proteins are encoded in a genomic region of Pyrus communis chromosome 11, drPyrComm1.1, whole genome shotgun sequence:
- the LOC137708322 gene encoding subtilisin-like protease SBT1.5: MAFSLLHLLLSLIISLSSLSNFSASSSPENDNQNDGGKTFIVQVQPDSKPSIFPTHHDWYSSSLSSLSSSSSQPPTILHTYSTVFHGFSTKLSPSQANQLQSLSHVISLIPEQVRHIHTTRSPEFLGLRTTDPAGLLKESDFGSDLVIGVIDTGIWPERQSFHDRELGPIPTKWKGSCVAGKDFAANLCNRKLIGARFFSAGFESTNGKMNETTEYRSPRDSDGHGTHTASIAAGRYVFPASTLGYAKGVAAGMAPKARLAAYKVCWSAGCYDSDILAAFDAAVADGCDVVSLSVGGVVVPYYLDAIAIGAFGASDAGVFVSASAGNGGPGGLTVTNVAPWVTTVGAGTIDRDFPADVKLGNGRTIPGMSVYSGPGLAAGRMYPLVYADSEGSDGYSSSLCLEGSLSQDLVKGKIVVCDRGINSRAAKGDVVRKAGGVGMIIANGVFDGEGLVADCHVLPATAVGAATGDEIRRYITAASKSKSPPTATIVFKGTRIRVRPAPVVASFSARGPNPQAPEILKPDVIAPGLNILAAWPDKIGPSGVASDKRNTEFNILSGTSMACPHVSGLAALLKAAHPDWSPAAIRSALMTTAYTVDNRGETMLDESSGNTSTVMDFGAGHVHPQKAMDPGLVYDITSYDYVNFLCNYNYTTKNIQTITRKLANCNGAKRAGHAGNLNYPSLSVVFQQYGKHKMNTHFIRTVTNVGGPKSVYQVRISPPAGTTVTVEPERLAFRRVGQKLNFLVRVHALAVKLSPGSTSVTSGSIVWSDGKHTVTSPLVVTMQQPL; encoded by the coding sequence atggctttctctctcctccatcttctcctctctctcatcatctctctctcctccctatCCAACTTCtcagcttcttcttctcctgAAAATGATAATCAGAATGATGGTGGAAAAACCTTCATTGTTCAAGTCCAACCAGACTCCAAACCCTCCATTTTCCCAACCCACCATGACTGGTACTCCTCCTCCCTTTCCTCCCTCTCCTCCTCGTCCTCCCAACCCCCAACTATTCTCCACACTTACTCCACCGTCTTCCACGGCTTCTCAACCAAGCTCTCCCCTTCCCAAGCCAACCAACTCCAGTCCCTTAGCCACGTCATAAGTCTCATTCCAGAGCAAGTCCGCCACATCCACACCACCCGCTCCCCTGAATTCCTCGGCCTCCGAACCACGGACCCGGCAGGACTTCTCAAGGAGTCCGACTTTGGGTCCGACCTCGTCATCGGAGTCATCGACACCGGAATCTGGCCCGAACGCCAGTCCTTCCACGACCGAGAACTGGGCCCCATCCCCACCAAATGGAAAGGCAGCTGCGTTGCCGGGAAGGACTTTGCGGCGAACCTTTGCAACCGCAAGCTCATCGGTGCCCGTTTCTTCTCCGCCGGCTTCGAATCCACTAACGGCAAGATGAATGAGACCACGGAGTACCGATCCCCCAGAGACTCCGACGGCCACGGGACTCACACGGCCTCGATCGCCGCCGGACGGTACGTTTTCCCGGCGTCTACTCTCGGGTACGCCAAGGGAGTCGCAGCCGGCATGGCTCCCAAGGCACGGCTCGCCGCGTACAAGGTCTGCTGGAGCGCCGGCTGCTACGACTCCGACATCCTCGCCGCCTTCGACGCCGCCGTCGCCGACGGCTGTGACGTCGTGTCCCTCAGTGTAGGTGGCGTCGTCGTCCCGTACTACCTCGACGCCATAGCCATCGGCGCGTTCGGAGCCTCTGACGCCGGTGTCTTCGTGTCCGCGTCCGCCGGTAACGGCGGTCCGGGAGGGCTCACTGTCACCAATGTGGCTCCATGGGTGACAACCGTCGGCGCGGGAACTATTGATCGGGACTTCCCGGCCGATGTGAAGCTCGGAAACGGAAGAACAATCCCGGGCATGAGTGTATATTCCGGGCCGGGTCTCGCAGCTGGTCGGATGTACCCTCTGGTTTACGCTGATAGCGAAGGCAGCGACGGTTACTCCTCGTCCTTGTGTCTAGAAGGTTCTTTGAGTCAAGATTTGGTCAAAGGAAAGATCGTCGTATGCGACCGTGGTATTAATTCAAGAGCTGCGAAAGGCGATGTTGTGAGGAAAGCTGGAGGGGTTGGAATGATAATCGCCAATGGGGTTTTCGACGGTGAAGGACTTGTAGCAGACTGCCACGTGTTACCCGCCACCGCGGTTGGTGCCGCCACCGGAGACGAAATCAGAAGGTACATCACAGCTGCATCCAAGTCCAAATCGCCACCTACGGCTACAATTGTGTTTAAAGGGACCAGAATCCGGGTGCGTCCCGCTCCTGTCGTGGCTTCATTTTCTGCCCGCGGGCCGAACCCGCAAGCACCAGAGATATTGAAGCCGGACGTGATTGCGCCCGGGTTGAATATACTGGCAGCTTGGCCGGATAAGATTGGACCTTCCGGTGTTGCTTCGGATAAGAGAAATACGGAGTTTAACATACTCTCTGGGACATCAATGGCTTGTCCACATGTGTCTGGTTTGGCTGCTTTGTTGAAAGCAGCCCATCCAGACTGGAGTCCAGCTGCTATTAGGTCGGCCCTGATGACCACGGCTTACACCGTGGACAACAGAGGCGAGACCATGCTGGACGAGTCCAGTGGCAATACATCAACAGTCATGGACTTTGGGGCAGGCCATGTTCATCCCCAAAAGGCAATGGACCCTGGATTGGTCTATGACATTACTTCTTATGATTATGTGAATTTCTTGTGCAACTACAATTATACCACTAAGAACATACAAACGATCACTAGGAAGCTTGCAAATTGCAATGGGGCAAAGCGGGCTGGACATGCTGGGAACCTCAATTACCCTTCATTGTCTGTGGTGTTTCAGCAGTACGGGAAGCATAAGATGAATACGCATTTTATCCGGACCGTCACGAACGTGGGCGGCCCCAAGTCTGTCTATCAGGTGAGGATCAGTCCACCGGCGGGGACGACAGTGACGGTGGAGCCGGAGAGGCTCGCGTTTAGGAGGGTGGGGCAGAAGTTGAATTTTCTTGTGAGGGTTCATGCTTTGGCAGTGAAGCTATCTCCTGGTAGCACTAGTGTGACGAGTGGTTCAATAGTTTGGTCAGATGGGAAGCACACCGTGACAAGTCCTCTGGTTGTGACAATGCAACAACCTCTCTAA